gaggtttgaaagctcgcaatagcatcatgtattttggttagcctttaagaggtctcatatctacaagattatgtggtttctcttacgGAGATCAATCAAAGGAGAATACAGACTTGGATGACAGCTGTGCTATTACACACGGTTTGCACCAGCTTTGTCACAGTATCCTTTTGATCATGGTTATTAATTAAATACACCTGTGATGCGATTAATGTTTCTGAgccattttttatgtattttatgagTTTTCATATAGTTTTAGTATATTTATTTGTAGTTGTACAGCAACATGTTGTGCATCAGACTCTTCAATATCTCCGCACCACTCAATGATTACAACATGAATCTACAGCTGGGCTCTGCAGTTCAACCACCAACAGGAAACATGACGACCGGTAAAGACCCCAAAAGGGACTCCTTTTTTGGAAAGTTGAGCTCTCAAGCAATTTATTAAGGCGTGTAGTTAGTGTGTCAAAACAAACAAACGACAAACACGCAGTTTTAGCCCCAATTGTGTTATTTTCATGAGAGAACATGACAAAAATTACCACAAATATGGCTAAACAATTTTTCCTGGTCACACAAATGTCCCGAATgtaaactaaggcctcatgtccacgggtaaattgTCAttgtaaatccgcagcgtttttcccacacgcggatccgctctccatagggatgcattggacacccgcaggtagttaaatacctgcggatgtcattttccccttcagacgcggattgcgtgtgcgggaaaaaaaccgcaacatgcttcattttagtgcgagtgtcctgcggggacggctcctgcaggcttctattgaagcctatggaagccgtccggattcaCGGTACAACcgcgcctgaatttctgctctccgtgcacgggagagcaggagtaaaaaaaaaaaaaaatggagtgcccggcgtGCGAGCACATCCgcggggccgaagaaagaagatccggccgcgacggagggcaggtccgcagcgtccggacaggtaagtaaattcttattttttagcatcatgtcagcaggaaaggagggacccgctgcgggattctccatgaagaatccgcggcgggcctgattttccccgtggacatgaggcctaaaactggcgtttggatgcactgcagatttcaGGAGAAAAGTGACCCCTTTttaaagcacagctgctccagtgaacgggcgaTTTTCATGCATATGCATCTTGTGATTTGATTGCAGAGGTCCTGATGGGGTGTAGGATGGAGCCTGCTCCCTCTCCAAATCCCTTAAATAAAGCTGTCTGCATTGCCAGCAGCATCTATAGAGTTAAATCACTGGGATTGAAGCCAGGCTAAATCCCGACAGGTATAGAGAAATGGCGACTGCCAGTTACTGCTTTGCGCCAGCTCTGGTAGCCATGCAATAGATATATAGTGTGATTGGGAACTCCTGTTCCTAtgcaccatacatgtacagcatttCCCTAGAAGTAGTTAATATAAGATTGATTTTTTTCaagtatttttttgtcaattaataggaaaaaagaaaatggctTCTTAATTAAGAAGTTATTTGattattaaaaaatgtgaaatataGATGAagcattaggctgcctgtccatgggcgtttttgTATTGTGTTCCCCGCAGTGAAAATCCGACCGCAGGGagcgcagtgaacgctttccacagcattgctatggaaagcactgccccctgtccacgagcggagaatcatcaATTCTTCCCCcgcgggcggcaaatcgcagcatgctgcagattgccgcgattctccgcggtgagcctgtcagctggctcctgctccccggcagcggctcctgcggcggagattCGCTGTGGGATAtcgcaatgcctgtggacaggcagccttactcaaATTCAAAATATTAATATGGCTTCTCTCATGTGTGAATTTTTTGATGGTCAACAAGACTTGATTtcctagtaaaacatttcccacattctggacatgaaaatggcttctcccctgtgtgagttctctgatgtctaacaagaattGATGTACGATTAAAAAGtttcccgcattctgaacatgaaaatggtttctcccctgtgtgaattctctgatgtaaaacaagaTTTAGTTTATagttaaaagatttcccacattctgaacatgaatatgacttctCCTCTCTGTGAGTTTTctcatgtttaaaaaaataagacTTATCACTAAAAGATTTTCCACATTcaaaacatgaatatggtttaacccctgtgtgaattctctgatgtgtagcaACAGCTGACTTTcgagtaaaacattttccacattctgaacatgaaaatggtttctcccctgtgtgaattctcagatgCCTACTGAGTTGTAATTTCagggtaaaacattttccacattctgaacatgaaaatggcttctcccctgtgtgaattctcttatgtttaCAAAAATAAGACTCATctttaaaacctttcccacattcagaacatgaaaatggcttctctcctgtatgaattctctgatgtttaagaaGAACTGACTTCCGAGAAAAACAGtttccacattctgcacatgaaaatgccttctcACTTGTGTGAATTACCCGATGTGAAATCAGTTGCGAGTTACACTTAAAACacattccacattctgaacataaaaatggctcctcccctgtgtgaattctctgatgtctaacaagagcgGACTTCCaactaaaacattttccacattctgaacatgaatatggtttctcccctgtgtgagttctctgatgtgtaacaacaGCTGACTTTcgagtaaaacattttccacattctgaacatgaaaacggtttcttccctgtgtgaattttctgatgcctACTGAGTTGTAATTTTagagtaaaacattttccacattctgaacatgaatatgacttctTCCCTGTGGGAACTCTTTTTTCTTTAACATCTCTTCTGTAAATGTTATGCTGCTTACTAGTCTGTGATGAATTAGAAGATGGAACCTGTATAAAAGGATCAGATGGCAGatgtttgctgggaagggctgagggtacatctgggataatggcaggctcttcatatgtatcttgtgtgataccatgATCTTCCACTGTAAAATCTAAAGACATTAGCTTTCCTTTTAATCTCTTCatgtcgtcatctgccaagaataaaatagatatatatttttaatataacaTTAAAATTATactgtttttattatatttccATATAAAATATCCCAAAAAATTGTGAGGCATGTAGCAAAAATCATTTATTGAAAGGGTTTCCCCATTAGCATTAGCCACAATAATTTATAGACCACCTAATCTACTGACAACCATCCTAATGGGCCTATTATTTTATCCAATGAACTTACTTTGCCCAGCGTCATCCTGACgacagacatggaggttgcaccttgacctcgtagggacaggaagcaagagactttaaaaggctcctcccgtctcccattcaccagtgcttcctgtccctacagggacatgcaagaggagctccctccagggagctgcaggatgacagctgggggaacggtccacagggctgttttcccccctcacccttttccaagcaggctgactggagggattgacggtccacagggctgcttcccttctcatctcccctccggagagtcagcgcggtccgggagcacggcgagccacgggtctgaccgcccgggattcaccaccgcagcagtcggagcggcggaccagaggtccttgagtcccctccttcctcctccagctcggagttgtttttcagccggggagagcggcgggccacgggctcagatgcctctctcctccaggcatgccggcgcggccgcgcgcggcgtcggggggcggagccaatgatgcggcgtgacgcggtgacgtcagacgccgtcagctgacccggaacagcgggAGATTTGAAAATAGAGACCCCCCcgacaagcttccactgacagcacaccttcagggaaggatttatctgtctacctggttctgtctgcgtttctgcatcatgactacaaaggaaccagagatggaagccctgcaaactgtgTTACTTGTTGCAGGAATGTTATGCTCAGGGATTCAGCATTGTGtgtttttcccttatgtgcatgcatgtatattctgcaggacagtgaatccactcggtctaaacaggacctaaagaaaaaacacaggaatgGCGCTCTGTGtcttcaaaaaacaaaaacaaaaactggaCGAAGCGTATAAAGAGCGCTATGCCCCAATTGTACCTCCAGgatccttacggatgaacaggcgcattcagggaagatattagatccctggttagagaggaggtccgggcatcgatttccagtctcccccccagctcagcgggaggaagggccgctaaaagggcgagccacataccgctaacgagCTCAGAGTTTGAGCAATGCCTGGGCAACTTGTCAaatggcgaactctttgaccgtccccctgacgccagggatgagaatataaagtactatttctcatctggggacctggCTGACCTGATCAAAGCAGCCAGGGATACAAGgggatgtggtcgagccaagaTCCGTACAGGACACCGTGTccggcgggctcagaccaaggaaccgcacAGTGTTTCCGTTTAATGATACCCTGAAGTAATCACGTATGAGTGGGCTGCGCGAACAGACACCTCTATTTGTCCTGCGAATATAAAGAGAGACTCCGCTTTGTGGAgaaagacgtgagcatctacgcacggtccgggagcacggcggaccacaggtctgaccgcccggggttcaccaccgcagcggtcggagtggcggaccagaggtccttgggtcccctccttcccctgccacagctcggcGCAGTGGTTTCAGccagggagagcggcgggccatgggctcagatgcctctctcctccaggcatgccggtgcGGCCGCGTGCGGCGTCaggcacaggtggccataatggccaaaaagacagccctgccattcaaggactcctctcatcttaaaGACCCGATGGACAGGGTTGACGCCTTGATGGAAatgggcctggcaaacaacggcctatacgctgaagtccaatatcgcagcgacttctgtggcgaggtcgatgttcctctgattgggggaactcgatgaccagattaaacagaaggccCCTAGAGATACGTTACTGGGatgcatgcctctacttagatcagcaacaggcggtctggctgaaaacatggaaagcag
This genomic interval from Eleutherodactylus coqui strain aEleCoq1 unplaced genomic scaffold, aEleCoq1.hap1 HAP1_SCAFFOLD_666, whole genome shotgun sequence contains the following:
- the LOC136603682 gene encoding gastrula zinc finger protein XlCGF26.1-like, translating into MKRLKGKLMSLDFTVEDHGITQDTYEEPAIIPDVPSALPSKHLPSDPFIQVPSSNSSQTSKQHNIYRRDVKEKRVPTGKKSYSCSECGKCFTLKLQLSRHQKIHTGKKPFSCSECGKCFTRKSAVVTHQRTHTGEKPYSCSECGKCFSWKSALVRHQRIHTGEEPFLCSECGMCFKCNSQLISHRVIHTSEKAFSCAECGNCFSRKSVLLKHQRIHTGEKPFSCSECGKGFKDESYFCKHKRIHTGEKPFSCSECGKCFTLKLQLSRHLRIHTGEKPFSCSECGKCFTRKSAVATHQRIHTGVKPYSCFECGKSFSDKSYFFKHEKTHREEKSYSCSECGKSFNYKLNLVLHQRIHTGEKPFSCSECGKLFNRTSILVRHQRTHTGEKPFSCPECGKCFTRKSSLVDHQKIHT